In a single window of the Streptobacillus ratti genome:
- a CDS encoding acetate/propionate family kinase — MKVLVINSGSSSLKFELINTIDNNTLIKGICERIGISNSIFTLKNLITGIKIEERPEEMPNHKMAIDLVLKELVGENGVLKSIDEIDAIGHRVVHGGEYFNDSVLVDEEVIKKLENISELAPLHNPANVMGIKVMRELLPGKPNVAVFDTAFHQTMEKHVYTYPLPLEDYEELKVRKYGFHGTSHKYVSGVAKEMLGKDESKIIVCHLGNGASISAVKNGKVVDTSMGLTPLAGIMMGTRCGDIDPAAVLYIMEKRGLTPKEIDTRMNKKSGFLGIFGESSDFRDIQKGVESGKERAKLAYDMFCYRVKSYIGSYAVAMGGVDAIAFTGGIGENAAYARQGICDGLEFLGVELDKVKNMERISGNVDYSLPTSKVKVFKIETAEELMIAMDTYRLSK; from the coding sequence ATGAAAGTATTAGTAATAAATAGTGGAAGCTCGTCTTTAAAGTTTGAATTAATAAATACAATAGATAATAATACTTTAATCAAAGGTATTTGTGAAAGAATAGGGATTTCAAATTCAATATTTACTTTAAAAAATTTAATTACAGGAATTAAAATAGAAGAAAGACCAGAAGAAATGCCTAATCATAAAATGGCTATAGATTTAGTATTAAAAGAATTAGTAGGAGAAAACGGAGTATTAAAATCTATAGATGAGATTGATGCTATAGGTCATAGAGTAGTTCATGGTGGAGAATACTTTAATGATTCAGTTTTAGTAGATGAAGAAGTAATAAAAAAATTAGAAAATATTTCAGAATTAGCACCATTACATAATCCAGCTAATGTTATGGGAATTAAGGTAATGAGAGAATTATTACCTGGTAAACCTAATGTTGCAGTATTTGATACAGCTTTCCATCAAACTATGGAAAAACATGTATATACTTACCCATTACCACTTGAAGATTATGAGGAATTAAAAGTTAGAAAATATGGTTTCCATGGAACTAGTCATAAATATGTTTCAGGTGTTGCAAAAGAAATGTTAGGTAAAGATGAATCTAAAATTATTGTGTGTCATTTAGGAAATGGAGCCTCAATATCAGCAGTTAAAAATGGTAAAGTAGTAGATACTTCTATGGGTCTTACTCCACTTGCAGGTATAATGATGGGAACTCGTTGTGGAGATATAGATCCAGCAGCAGTTTTATACATCATGGAAAAAAGAGGATTAACACCTAAAGAAATAGATACTAGAATGAATAAAAAATCAGGATTTTTAGGAATTTTTGGAGAAAGTTCAGACTTTAGAGATATACAAAAAGGTGTAGAATCAGGTAAAGAAAGAGCTAAACTTGCATATGACATGTTCTGCTATAGAGTAAAGAGCTATATAGGTTCTTATGCAGTTGCTATGGGTGGAGTAGATGCTATAGCATTTACTGGAGGAATAGGAGAAAATGCAGCCTATGCACGTCAAGGAATATGTGATGGTTTAGAGTTTTTAGGAGTAGAACTTGATAAAGTTAAGAATATGGAAAGAATTTCAGGAAATGTTGATTATTCTTTACCAACTTCAAAAGTTAAAGTATTTAAAATTGAAACAGCAGAAGAATTAATGATAGCAATGGATACATATAGATTATCAAAATAA
- a CDS encoding flavodoxin: MKTGIYFGTTTGTTEDIANRISNNFDDVDVIEVSEGIDTFSDYDLLILGSPTWGLGDLQDDWMACVDEIDDMDLSGKYIALFGTGDQASFADSFIDAIEILYKKAEKSNAKIIGFTDTDGYDFTDSLAIRNGRFVGLAIDELNQPELSDERIENWCNQLKEEFGK, translated from the coding sequence ATGAAAACGGGAATTTATTTTGGAACTACTACTGGTACAACTGAAGATATAGCTAATAGAATTTCAAATAATTTTGATGATGTCGATGTTATTGAAGTATCAGAGGGTATAGATACATTTAGTGATTATGATTTATTAATCTTAGGGTCGCCAACTTGGGGTCTTGGAGATTTACAAGATGATTGGATGGCATGTGTAGATGAAATCGATGACATGGATTTAAGTGGAAAATATATAGCTTTATTTGGAACAGGAGATCAGGCATCATTTGCTGATTCATTTATAGATGCTATAGAAATACTTTATAAAAAGGCTGAAAAATCTAATGCTAAAATCATTGGATTTACTGATACAGATGGATATGATTTTACAGATTCATTAGCTATAAGAAATGGAAGATTCGTTGGTCTTGCAATTGATGAACTAAATCAACCTGAATTAAGTGATGAAAGAATAGAAAATTGGTGTAATCAATTAAAAGAAGAGTTTGGAAAATAA
- the recJ gene encoding single-stranded-DNA-specific exonuclease RecJ has product MQTKWILSETKSKLTNFDLPIDNNILNILANRGIVDEKDVVNFINPSLENLEDPLRLKDLGLAVSYILDAIKENKNICIYGDYDVDGITSTSLLYLAFKKIGAKNVDYYIPLRNEGYGLNKEAIQEIKDKGTDLIITVDCGISSYHDVEFINSLSMQVIITDHHDLPSDKKLPRALACINPKRLDNEYSFPNIAGVGVAFLLAYELFRRLNMKDEIYTYLDIASLGTIADIMPIIKENRIIVKYGLERLKNSSNLGLKTILNKLELKDKDLTTGDISFKIAPIFNAAGRLSDAKLGVKLLISNNQNEINVLADNLISNNLDRRKIQDEIIENVLDEMKNKDLSDKYILISHSPNYHHGIIGIVASKVLETYYKPCIIMEENLEEGIAVASCRSVDGFNITRALSSVSNLLIKFGGHANAAGFTIKLENLNIFKEKIEQYAKEQLENIKLTKNIKIDMKIPAQKISYEFIQSLNLLKPFGFGNPTPLLMTENCIIHNPKTVGSNEQHLKFDMDQKGFSVKNAIWFNGGDNLKELRKNHIFYDVVFKLETNEYKDRFYPSIMIEDMKQSKLKDDRFQYYHSMYNTSFPMKSVFYTTIDLDDIELDKIYLKRSFNSYSIMSGQKSISKLDSNVSTLLCNLSDFYGFNFDIKIENIENRENHKIVHILIKRNYNILNYSNQDKVQFRNIKNYILGAQEYNDVTKEILSKYYKENKSVFISRENISYSIENEKIRIKDKFFYSLFLTIGIKYYFDKNKKMIFYTKNKYFIKNPHLKNYFEFKNRVDISDKIDNCIFDFNSIEMPIFKLKYEKAIFFCDKNYTKGKLYVIKKEVELPPNILKLQKNLLSNLNYDKIFLEYLPINNKLALIKEAKNNQVIYTDESIIEYF; this is encoded by the coding sequence ATGCAAACTAAATGGATACTTTCTGAAACTAAGTCTAAATTAACTAACTTTGATTTACCTATAGATAATAATATACTTAATATATTAGCAAACAGAGGTATAGTTGATGAAAAAGATGTAGTTAATTTTATTAATCCAAGTCTTGAAAATCTTGAGGATCCTTTAAGACTAAAGGACTTAGGATTAGCTGTTTCATATATATTAGATGCTATAAAAGAAAATAAAAATATATGTATATATGGTGATTATGATGTAGATGGTATTACCTCTACATCTCTTTTGTATTTAGCATTTAAAAAAATTGGAGCAAAAAATGTAGACTACTATATCCCCCTAAGAAATGAGGGTTATGGTTTAAATAAAGAGGCAATACAAGAAATTAAAGATAAAGGTACAGACCTTATTATAACAGTAGATTGTGGTATTAGTTCTTATCATGATGTTGAATTTATTAATTCACTATCTATGCAAGTCATAATAACAGACCATCATGATTTACCTAGTGATAAAAAACTTCCAAGAGCCTTAGCTTGTATTAATCCCAAAAGATTAGATAATGAATATTCATTTCCAAATATTGCTGGAGTAGGTGTTGCATTTCTTTTAGCATATGAACTTTTTAGAAGACTTAATATGAAAGATGAAATTTATACATATTTAGATATAGCTTCTCTTGGAACTATAGCTGATATTATGCCTATAATAAAAGAAAATAGGATTATAGTAAAATATGGTTTAGAAAGACTTAAAAATAGTTCTAATCTTGGTTTAAAAACTATACTAAATAAGTTAGAATTAAAAGATAAGGACCTTACTACAGGAGATATATCATTTAAAATCGCCCCTATATTTAATGCAGCTGGTAGATTATCTGATGCAAAACTAGGAGTAAAATTATTAATCAGTAATAATCAAAATGAAATAAATGTACTTGCAGATAATCTAATTTCAAATAATCTTGATAGAAGAAAAATACAAGATGAAATTATTGAAAATGTATTAGATGAAATGAAAAATAAGGATTTAAGTGATAAATATATATTAATATCACATTCTCCTAATTATCATCATGGTATTATTGGAATAGTGGCATCAAAAGTTCTTGAAACATATTATAAGCCATGTATAATTATGGAAGAAAATTTAGAAGAGGGAATAGCTGTAGCCTCTTGTAGATCTGTTGATGGATTTAATATTACAAGAGCCTTATCATCCGTTTCTAATCTTCTTATTAAATTTGGTGGTCATGCTAATGCAGCAGGATTTACAATTAAACTTGAAAATCTAAATATTTTTAAAGAAAAAATAGAACAGTATGCAAAAGAACAATTAGAAAATATTAAACTAACTAAAAATATTAAAATAGATATGAAAATTCCTGCTCAAAAAATTAGCTATGAATTTATACAAAGTTTAAATTTATTAAAACCATTTGGATTTGGTAATCCTACTCCTCTTCTAATGACTGAAAATTGCATAATACATAACCCAAAAACAGTGGGAAGTAATGAGCAACACTTAAAATTTGATATGGATCAAAAAGGATTTTCTGTTAAAAATGCAATTTGGTTTAATGGAGGAGATAATTTAAAAGAATTAAGAAAAAATCATATATTTTATGATGTAGTATTTAAACTTGAAACTAATGAATATAAAGATAGATTTTATCCTAGTATAATGATAGAAGATATGAAACAATCTAAATTAAAAGATGATAGATTCCAATATTATCATTCTATGTATAATACTTCTTTTCCTATGAAATCAGTATTTTACACAACTATAGATTTAGATGATATTGAACTTGATAAAATATATCTTAAAAGAAGTTTTAATTCATATTCTATTATGTCAGGTCAAAAATCTATTTCAAAACTTGATTCAAATGTATCTACTTTATTATGTAATTTAAGTGATTTTTATGGTTTTAATTTTGATATTAAAATTGAAAACATTGAAAATAGAGAAAATCACAAAATAGTACATATACTGATAAAAAGAAACTATAATATATTAAATTATTCTAATCAAGATAAAGTCCAATTTAGAAATATTAAAAACTATATTCTTGGTGCTCAAGAATACAATGATGTTACTAAAGAAATATTATCTAAGTATTATAAAGAGAATAAGTCTGTATTTATTTCAAGAGAAAATATTTCTTACTCTATTGAAAATGAAAAAATAAGGATAAAAGATAAATTTTTCTATTCTCTATTTTTAACAATAGGTATTAAATATTATTTTGATAAAAATAAGAAAATGATTTTCTATACTAAGAATAAATACTTTATTAAAAATCCTCATTTAAAAAACTATTTTGAATTTAAAAATAGGGTAGATATTTCAGATAAGATTGATAATTGTATTTTTGATTTTAATAGTATAGAAATGCCTATATTTAAATTAAAATATGAAAAAGCTATATTTTTTTGTGATAAAAACTATACAAAAGGCAAATTATATGTTATAAAAAAAGAGGTTGAATTACCACCTAATATATTAAAATTACAAAAAAATTTACTAAGTAATTTAAATTATGATAAAATATTCTTAGAATATTTACCAATTAATAATAAGCTAGCATTGATAAAAGAAGCTAAAAACAATCAAGTTATATATACTGATGAAAGTATAATTGAATATTTTTAA
- a CDS encoding extracellular solute-binding protein: MKKILFTIFTFIMLLSCFGNNESDENVLNIYTWTYFVPDKIIEDFEKETGIKVNLSYYDNNDTMIAKLMIGSGDGNYDIVSPSTDYIPIMIQSGLLEKLDKSKLGQTFENMNEKLNLMEISKIYDEGLNYSIPYSFMATGITVNNEIVGSDFVKTPDIFLNKEFKGRMTMLDDGREVIGLALQYLGYSSDSKDINQLKEAKEKILSWAENLAKFDSNAAGKGIASGEFSIVHGYPDVFYEIEKEEENKFTYFIPEGAMMYIDSMAIPANSKHKDNAYKFLEFLYRPENFIEVLKVLRNPSIIKGVEENSEIKPIISAEEIVNKSKLPSALDDETKELHDKIWTEIKSSGK, encoded by the coding sequence TTGAAAAAAATACTATTTACAATTTTTACTTTTATTATGTTATTAAGTTGCTTTGGAAATAATGAAAGCGATGAAAATGTTTTAAACATTTATACTTGGACATATTTTGTTCCTGATAAAATTATAGAGGATTTTGAAAAAGAAACAGGAATTAAAGTTAATCTTAGTTACTATGATAATAATGATACTATGATAGCTAAATTAATGATAGGGAGTGGCGATGGAAATTACGATATAGTTTCACCATCAACTGACTATATACCTATTATGATACAATCAGGATTATTAGAAAAATTAGACAAGTCTAAATTAGGGCAAACTTTTGAAAACATGAATGAAAAACTAAACTTAATGGAAATTTCTAAAATATATGATGAGGGATTAAATTATTCTATTCCTTATTCATTCATGGCAACAGGAATAACAGTAAATAATGAGATTGTTGGTAGTGATTTTGTTAAAACTCCTGATATATTTTTAAATAAAGAATTTAAAGGTCGTATGACTATGTTAGATGATGGACGTGAAGTGATAGGTCTTGCTTTACAATACTTAGGTTATTCATCTGATTCAAAAGATATTAATCAATTAAAAGAAGCAAAAGAAAAAATACTTTCTTGGGCAGAAAATTTAGCTAAATTTGATTCTAATGCTGCTGGTAAAGGAATAGCAAGTGGAGAATTTTCTATAGTTCATGGTTATCCAGATGTATTTTATGAAATTGAAAAAGAAGAAGAAAATAAATTTACTTACTTTATACCAGAGGGTGCTATGATGTATATAGATTCAATGGCTATACCTGCAAATTCTAAACATAAAGATAATGCTTATAAATTCCTTGAATTTTTATACAGACCTGAAAACTTCATAGAAGTGTTAAAAGTATTAAGAAATCCAAGTATAATTAAAGGTGTAGAAGAAAACTCTGAAATTAAACCAATAATTTCTGCTGAAGAAATAGTTAATAAATCTAAATTACCTAGTGCTTTAGATGATGAAACTAAGGAATTACACGATAAAATATGGACAGAAATTAAATCAAGTGGAAAATAA
- a CDS encoding UDP-N-acetylmuramoyl-L-alanyl-D-glutamate--2,6-diaminopimelate ligase — MNLQKLFKNVDYRVLTLVEEDNFKDMSYNSKEIKEGDIFIALIGNVVDGHNYIPSAIENGAKMIIAEREDYPYPKDITVVLVKNLRDNLGYISSNFYNHPQNKLKIIAVTGTNGKTTTTYILESIFKNSARIGTTGYRVLDTEYEAKNTTPESLDLIKLMKEAVDKNVEYFLMEVSSHALCQGRVKMLEFDSAIFTNLTQDHLDFHETLEKYFEAKASIVNHLKANARLIINKDNEYCKRLLNISDSFSLKENATINGEVLEYTLKGMKVKISKDNKEYIFTTKLMGEYNLQNLLGAILSAYNLGISLDDIIKSIQEIKSIAGRFEIIDNDKDVMVVVDYAHTADGLTNILKTLSVMKKNRLITLFGAGGDRDKTKRSKMAKAACEYSDLIYLTSDNPRTENPEMILNDVEKGMDSSIPYFKICDREIAIKTSIQNLQKNDILLIAGKGHEDYQIIGREKIHFDDREMARKYLGGR, encoded by the coding sequence ATGAACCTACAAAAATTATTTAAAAATGTAGATTATAGGGTGCTTACATTAGTTGAAGAAGATAATTTTAAAGATATGTCATATAATTCTAAAGAAATTAAAGAGGGAGATATATTTATTGCGTTAATTGGTAATGTTGTAGATGGACATAACTACATACCATCAGCCATTGAAAATGGTGCTAAAATGATAATAGCAGAAAGAGAAGATTATCCTTATCCTAAAGATATTACAGTGGTTTTAGTTAAAAATTTAAGAGATAATCTTGGATATATTTCAAGTAATTTTTATAATCACCCTCAAAATAAATTGAAAATTATAGCTGTTACAGGTACAAATGGTAAAACAACAACAACTTACATTTTAGAATCTATATTCAAAAATTCTGCAAGAATAGGGACTACAGGTTATAGGGTGCTTGATACTGAATACGAAGCAAAAAACACTACTCCTGAATCTTTAGACTTAATAAAATTAATGAAAGAAGCAGTAGATAAAAATGTAGAATATTTTTTAATGGAAGTAAGTTCTCACGCATTATGCCAAGGTAGAGTTAAGATGTTAGAATTTGATAGTGCAATTTTTACTAATTTAACTCAAGATCATCTTGACTTCCATGAAACTTTAGAAAAATATTTTGAGGCAAAAGCTTCTATAGTTAATCATTTAAAAGCTAATGCACGGCTTATAATAAACAAAGATAATGAATATTGCAAACGTTTATTAAATATTTCTGATTCTTTTTCATTAAAAGAAAATGCAACAATTAATGGAGAAGTATTAGAATATACATTAAAAGGAATGAAAGTAAAAATATCTAAGGATAACAAAGAGTATATTTTTACAACAAAATTAATGGGAGAGTATAATTTACAAAATCTTTTAGGAGCTATACTATCGGCATATAACTTGGGGATAAGTTTAGATGACATTATTAAATCAATTCAAGAAATAAAATCTATAGCCGGAAGATTTGAAATAATTGACAATGATAAAGATGTTATGGTTGTAGTAGATTATGCACATACAGCAGATGGATTAACAAATATATTAAAAACACTTTCAGTAATGAAAAAAAATAGGCTTATAACCCTATTTGGTGCAGGTGGAGATAGAGATAAAACTAAAAGATCAAAAATGGCTAAAGCTGCTTGTGAATACAGTGATTTAATATATTTAACTTCAGACAATCCAAGAACTGAAAATCCAGAAATGATATTAAATGATGTAGAAAAAGGCATGGATTCTTCTATTCCATACTTTAAAATTTGTGATAGAGAAATTGCAATTAAAACCTCTATACAAAACCTACAAAAAAATGATATACTACTGATTGCTGGAAAAGGTCATGAAGATTACCAAATTATAGGTAGAGAAAAAATACATTTCGATGACAGAGAAATGGCTAGAAAATATTTAGGAGGTAGATAA
- a CDS encoding alpha/beta hydrolase fold domain-containing protein: MKKIIFIFSTLAIVSCSSITTTLLKTTNFIYRGEKETFLKIGRTGAYYELPWKHKSDITHETILYNGNVKLELIKKTEKKNDSVIYYAHGGAFIYPLSNIYRNLAEFMLNINDNYDIIFVDYRQLPYSFYPSGHDDYDNGLEYAFENYKNVYTFGDSAGGNLIVSTLLKRRDEKRRLPDAVVLLSPFLDISNTLESRKTNVKTDLLIGSSVENYDLSKLLKDNEYFKYEKDKKHPYISPVFGDFNGFPPTYIEVNNGELLYDDSKIVKEKLDSENIENRFVTVDGLYHVYHLLRSSEATTSIKSIFDFLDEKRLGGK, encoded by the coding sequence ATGAAAAAAATTATTTTTATTTTTTCTACTTTAGCAATTGTTAGTTGTTCATCAATAACTACCACACTTTTAAAAACTACCAATTTCATATATAGAGGAGAAAAAGAAACATTTTTAAAAATAGGTAGAACTGGAGCTTATTATGAATTGCCTTGGAAACATAAATCTGACATAACTCATGAAACTATATTATATAACGGAAATGTAAAATTAGAGTTGATTAAAAAAACTGAAAAGAAAAATGATTCAGTAATTTATTATGCCCATGGAGGTGCATTTATTTATCCTCTATCTAATATTTATAGAAATCTTGCAGAATTTATGCTAAATATTAATGATAATTATGATATTATTTTCGTTGATTACAGACAACTTCCATATAGTTTCTATCCTAGTGGACATGATGATTATGATAATGGTTTAGAATATGCATTTGAAAATTACAAAAATGTATATACTTTTGGAGATTCTGCTGGTGGAAACCTAATAGTTTCTACATTATTAAAAAGAAGAGATGAGAAAAGAAGATTACCTGATGCAGTAGTTCTTTTATCTCCATTTTTAGATATATCAAATACTTTAGAAAGTAGAAAAACAAATGTTAAGACAGATCTTTTAATAGGTTCTTCTGTTGAAAATTATGATCTTTCTAAACTTCTTAAAGATAATGAATACTTTAAATATGAGAAGGATAAAAAACATCCATATATTTCACCAGTTTTTGGAGATTTCAACGGATTCCCACCTACTTATATAGAAGTTAATAATGGCGAACTATTATATGATGATTCTAAAATAGTTAAAGAAAAACTTGATAGCGAAAATATAGAAAATAGGTTTGTTACTGTAGATGGGCTTTACCACGTTTATCACTTATTAAGATCAAGTGAAGCTACAACATCTATAAAATCAATATTTGATTTCCTTGATGAAAAAAGACTTGGAGGAAAATAA